Proteins from one Gorilla gorilla gorilla isolate KB3781 chromosome 11, NHGRI_mGorGor1-v2.1_pri, whole genome shotgun sequence genomic window:
- the LOC101147661 gene encoding gamma-crystallin F-like: MGSGFAFQGTFGNVCRQFCLSRRDNNATGTQLSLYGTERERKKCPCSPPGAPFVRFLPTQQPSCYTAPPRRRPTRSAPPCAQPAMGKITLYEDRGFQGRHYECSSDHPNLQPYLSRCNSVRVHSGCWMLYEAQLLGPPVVPAPRRPDHQQWMVLSDSVRPCRLIPHASSHRLRIYEREDYRGQMVEITEDCSSLHDRFHLSEIHSFNVLEGSWVLYELPNYQGRQYLLRPGDYRRCQDWGATDARVGSLRRAVELY, translated from the exons ATGGGGAGTGGATTTGCTTTCCAGGGAACCTTTGGCAATGTCTGCAGACAGTTCTGCTTGTCACGACGGGACAATAATGCTACCGGTACCCAGCTG TCATTATatggaacagagagagagagaaaaaaatgcccTTGCTCCCCTCCGGGGGCCCCTTTTGTGCGGTTCTTGCCAACACAGCAGCCCTCCTGCTATACAgccccgccgcgccgccgccccACCCGTTCAGCCCCGCCGTGCGCCCAGCCAGCCATGGGGAAG ATCACCCTCTACGAGGACCGGGGCTTCCAGGGCCGCCACTACGAATGCAGCAGCGACCACCCCAACCTGCAGCCCTACTTGAGCCGCTGCAACTCGGTGCGCGTGCACAGCGGCTGCTGGATGCTCTATGAGGCCCAACTACTCGGGCCTCCAGTAGTTCCTGCGCCGCGGCGACCCGACCACCAGCAGTGGATGGTCCTCAGCGACTCGGTCCGCCCCTGCCGCCTCATCCCCCAC GCCAGCTCCCACAGGCTCAGGATCTATGAGCGAGAGGACTACAGGGGCCAGATGGTGGAGATCACTGAGGACTGCTCCTCTCTTCACGACCGCTTCCACCTCAGTGAGATCCACTCCTTCAATGTACTGGAGGGCTCCTGGGTCCTCTACGAGCTGCCCAACTACCAGGGGCGGCAGTACCTGCTGAGGCCGGGGGACTACAGGCGGTGCCAGGACTGGGGGGCCACGGATGCGAGAGTGGGCTCCCTAAGGAGAGCTGTGGAGCTCTACTGA
- the LOC101148018 gene encoding gamma-crystallin D translates to MGKITLYEDRGFQGRHYECSSDHPNLQPYLSRCNSARVDSGCWMLYEQPNYSGLQYFLRRGDYADHQQWMGVSDSVRSCRLIPHSGSHRIRLYEREDYRGQMIEFTEDCSCLQDRFRFNEIHSLNVLEGSWVLYELSNYRGRQYLLMPGDYRRYQDWGATNARVGSLRRVIDFS, encoded by the exons ATGGGGAAG ATCACCCTCTACGAGGACCGGGGCTTCCAGGGCCGCCACTACGAATGCAGCAGCGACCACCCCAACCTGCAGCCCTACTTGAGCCGCTGCAACTCGGCGCGCGTGGACAGCGGCTGCTGGATGCTCTATGAACAGCCCAACTACTCGGGCCTTCAGTACTTCCTGCGCCGCGGCGACTATGCCGACCACCAGCAGTGGATGGGCGTCAGCGACTCGGTCCGCTCCTGCCGCCTCATCCCCCAC TCTGGCTCTCACAGGATCAGACTCTATGAGAGGGAGGACTACAGAGGCCAGATGATAGAGTTCACTGAGGACTGCTCCTGTCTTCAGGACCGCTTCCGCTTCAATGAAATCCACTCCCTCAACGTGCTGGAGGGCTCCTGGGTCCTCTATGAGCTGTCCAACTACCGAGGACGGCAGTACCTGCTGATGCCAGGGGACTATAGGCGCTACCAGGACTGGGGGGCCACGAATGCCAGAGTGGGCTCTCTGAGGAGAGTCATAGATTTCTCCTGA
- the CRYGC gene encoding gamma-crystallin C → MGKITFYEDRAFQGRSYETTTDCPNLQTYFSRCNSIRVESGCWMLYERPNYQGQQYLLRRGEYPDYQQWMGLSDSIRSCCLIPQTVSHRLRLYEREDHKGLMMELSEDCPSIQDRFHLSEIRSLHVLEGCWVLYELPNYRGRQYLLRPQEYRRCQDWGAMDAKAGSLRRVVDLY, encoded by the exons ATGGGGAAG ATCACCTTCTATGAGGACAGGGCCTTCCAGGGCCGCAGCTACGAAACCACCACTGACTGCCCCAACCTGCAGACGTATTTCAGCCGCTGCAACTCCATCCGGGTGGAGAGCGGCTGCTGGATGCTCTATGAGCGTCCCAACTACCAAGGTCAACAATACTTGCTGCGGCGAGGGGAGTACCCCGACTACCAGCAATGGATGGGCCTCAGCGACTCCATCCGCTCCTGTTGTCTCATCCCCCAA ACAGTCTCCCACAGGCTGCGGCTGTACGAGAGGGAAGACCACAAAGGCCTCATGATGGAGCTGAGTGAAGACTGCCCCAGCATCCAGGACCGCTTCCACCTCAGCGAGATCCGTTCCCTCCACGTGCTGGAGGGCTGCTGGGTCCTCTACGAGCTGCCCAACTACCGGGGGCGGCAATACCTGCTGAGGCCCCAAGAGTACAGGCGGTGCCAGGACTGGGGGGCCATGGATGCTAAGGCAGGCTCTTTGCGGAGAGTGGTGGATTTGTATTAA